The Arachis ipaensis cultivar K30076 chromosome B03, Araip1.1, whole genome shotgun sequence region gagactgagcggttaaagtcgtggtccaaagcaaaaaaagagtgtgcttaagagatctgggcacctctaactggagactctagcaaagctgagtcacaatctgaaaaggttcacctagttatgtgtctgtggcatttatgtatctggtggtaatactggaaaacaaaatgcttagggtcacggccaagactcataaagtagctgtgttcaagaatcaacgtactgaactaagagaatcaataacactatctgaattctgagttcctatagatgccaatcattctgaacttcaaaggagaaagtgagatgccaaaactgttcagaagcaaaaaggctacaagtcccgctcatctaattgaagctaattttcattgataagtttaaaatttattgtatattctcttctttttatcctattttgttttcagttgcttggagacaagcaacaatttaagtttggtgttgtgatgagcggataatttataccctttttggcattatttttacatagtttttagtatattttagttaatttttattatatttttattagtttttatgaaaaaattacatttctggactttactatgagtttgtgtgtttttctgtgatttcaggtattttctggttgaaaatgagggacctgagcaaaaatctgattcagaggctgaaaaaggactgcagatgctgttggattctgacctccctgcactcaaagtggattttctggagctacaaaagtccaattggcgcCCTCTTAATtccgttgaaaagtagacattctgggctttccagaaatatataatagtctatactttgcccgagatttgattgcccaaactggtgttcaaagtcagcctaaaacatcttggcgtaaaacgcccaaactagcaccagaattggagttaaacgcccaaactggcaccaaaactggcgtttaactccaggaacagcctaagcatgaaaaagcttcaattctcaccctaatcacacaccaagtgggcctcagaagtggatttctgcactatatgcacttagttattcattttttgtaaccctaggttactagtttattataaaaactacttttagagatttatttggagtcttttgaccatctttggaatcatatgtaacttttatcatctttacacatttgggggctggccttatggccatgcctagacctttcacttatgtattttctacggtggagtttctacaccccatagattaaggtgtggagctctactgttcttcatgaattaatgcaagtactattgtttttccttcaattcacgcctacttcttctccaagatatactcttgttcttaatttagttaactcaaaatgaaggggtgacccgtgacaatcacccaatcttcattactcgcttagccaagatccgcatgcctgacaaccacaagcggtctacatgatgttcaacgtagtcattggacgacagccagagtatattctcttgggtccctaatcaacgattcacatcgtctctcctgacaatggagcatctgaatctgagattagaaccttcttggtataggctagaaccattggcagcattcttgagatctggaaagtctaaaccttgtctgtggtattccgagtaggatctgggaagggatgactgtgacgagcttcaaacttgcgaatgttgggcgtagtgacagtgtgcaaaaggacaatggtcctattccgacgctagcgggaaccgacagatgattagccgtgcagtgacagtgcaaatggatttgttttcatccgagaggatcatacagtttgccatggaaggaggtaacgcatgattggaagaaggcagtaggaaagcagaagttcagaagcaacaaagcatctccagacgcttatctgaaatttccaccaatgaattacataagtatttctatcttattttatattttatttatattgtaattatcaaaacctcataaccatttgaatctgcctgactgagatttacaaggatgaccatagcttgcttcaggccgataatctccgtgggatcgacccttactcacgtaaggtttattacttggacgacccagtacaattgctggtcagctgcacggagttgtgagaaaagtgtgggatcacgatttcgcacaccacagATCAAAAGGTAAATCTGACACTTTCAAGCCTAATTCCTCAACTTTAGCAAACGAAATAAACGAAtgcgaagctccagtatcatataatgcaaCTAAGGATTTATCACCAATTAgacatatacctctcatcaacggATCCACCTTAGAAGCATCTTTGGCATTCACAGCAAAGACTCGACCATGATGCTGACTCTGACCCATATTCTGATTCCTCCTACAAGTGCAATCCCTCGCAAAATGACCAGGCAAGCCACAATTGAAGCACCCACCTATACCAATCTTGCAAGAGTCATATGGATGAAAACGTCCACAACGATCACAAGCTAAATCTGAAGAACCCTTACTCTGATTTCCTCTCCCTTTGCCACGCTGAATCTGGTCATGTGTGTTCTTTCTGAAGACTCCTTGACCTTGAGGCGCATATCTTCCTCTCTTGAAGCTTTTTCCTCTCGGATGAAGGTACTTGCCACACCCCCGACTAGAGCTCCCTCCATGATGTCCTTAGATGCCGCCACGGTCTTAGCATACTCCTCCACTACTCTAGCCTTATTTACCAAGTCGGAGAAGACACGgatctccataggagccacaaCAGTCATAATGTTGTCCTTCAAACCCCTTTGGTACTTAACGCATCTCTAGCTCTCGTAAGTCTCCGGGTCACCCTGACACACTCGAGAAAACCTACAAAGCTCTTCGAAGTTGTTAGTGTACTCGGCCACAGACATGGAACTTTGCTTCAGCTGCATTAGCTCCATCTCCTTCGCTTCCCTCGTAGACTCAGGGAAATACTTCTTATATAAAGCCATTTGGAACACCTCCCATGGAATGTCGGCATTCTGAAGATGTAGCAAACGACACTCAGCTTGCCACCAGGGCTGGGCCTCTCCCGCTAGCTGATAAGCGGCAAAATCCACATATTGATTAAGAGGAACATGTTGTGCCTGTAAAGCACACTCCATAGCCTGGAACCAGTGGTCCGCTTCAGTAGAATTTGTGGACCCTCAGAAAGTTAGCGGATGAACCTTGAGGAACATTTCCAAGGTCATCGAAACTACTCCCGTGTTATCGCCGTTTCTCTCAGAATTATCATTGGCATTTCCTCCTCCGTTCCCATTGCCATTCTCCgccggttggcctaacctctgaACAGCTTGCAGAGTCACAGTAGCATTCGCTTCCATGTGGTTCGCTAAGTTAGCCATGGccgccatgaactcggcatggttatcaGCTGGTTGTTCATTCCTACTTTCCCATGTACGTGTTTAACCTCGCCCACGAATGGCCAtgtagggttcctgtctacaccaaacaatcaatatcaaggtgatcagtctcaatatcaagagcctagtgcttcaattatcccaaacatgcactcacaaacaagcatgcta contains the following coding sequences:
- the LOC107633576 gene encoding uncharacterized protein LOC107633576, with the translated sequence MAAMANLANHMEANATVTLQAVQRLGQPAENGNGNGGGNANDNSERNGDNTGVVSMTLEMFLKAQHVPLNQYVDFAAYQLAGEAQPWWQAECRLLHLQNADIPWEVFQMALYKKYFPESTREAKEMELMQLKQSSMSVAEYTNNFEELCRFSRVCQGDPETYES